Proteins encoded together in one Maricaulis maris window:
- a CDS encoding DUF4168 domain-containing protein produces MTDAQASNAEAPEQFELTDERVTAFIEAARQINGVVESIGPQIEAAETDEARQQLQMQAQTQMAEIVTGSGLSVDQYNSIANAAQTNEGIANRIRETAEAMAVQQ; encoded by the coding sequence ATGACCGACGCTCAAGCCAGCAATGCCGAAGCTCCGGAACAGTTCGAACTGACTGATGAGCGCGTGACCGCGTTTATCGAAGCCGCCCGCCAGATCAATGGCGTGGTCGAGAGCATCGGCCCGCAGATCGAAGCCGCCGAAACCGACGAGGCGCGCCAGCAGCTCCAGATGCAGGCACAGACCCAGATGGCCGAGATCGTCACCGGATCCGGCCTCAGTGTCGACCAATACAACTCGATCGCCAATGCCGCGCAGACCAATGAGGGCATCGCCAACCGCATTCGCGAGACGGCCGAAGCCATGGCCGTGCAGCAGTAA